The following coding sequences lie in one Tichowtungia aerotolerans genomic window:
- a CDS encoding NAD(P)H-dependent glycerol-3-phosphate dehydrogenase, producing the protein MNCFVIGNGGWGTALAMTLAGNGHRVTIWGPFEEEIETIRSAGENSVYLPGVDLPSEIKWTSDPSASAGTDLVVMVTPSRFYRSTLETFVPYLSENTLIVSATKGLDEKTHQRMSEVAEEVLHREIAVLSGPSHAEEVARGVPTAVTVAGSDFQTLEKIQAAFMGPAFRVYTSDDLIGVELGGTLKNVIAVAAGILDGIGLGDNSKAALMTRGLAEIARLGAALGAKPETFSGLSGIGDLIVTCASRHSRNRSVGERLGRGESLQEIMNGMKQVAEGIWNAKAARDLAEKHHIDVPITEEVCQIVENGKDPKQALHDLMNRDPKAE; encoded by the coding sequence ATGAACTGTTTTGTAATTGGAAACGGCGGATGGGGCACGGCCCTCGCCATGACACTCGCCGGCAACGGCCACCGCGTAACCATCTGGGGCCCCTTCGAAGAAGAAATTGAAACGATCCGCAGCGCGGGCGAAAACAGTGTTTACCTGCCGGGCGTCGATCTTCCGTCGGAAATCAAGTGGACTTCCGATCCATCCGCCTCCGCCGGAACAGATCTGGTCGTCATGGTTACACCGTCACGCTTTTATCGCAGCACGCTCGAAACCTTTGTGCCGTACCTCAGCGAAAACACGCTGATTGTGAGCGCGACCAAAGGACTCGACGAAAAAACGCACCAACGGATGAGTGAAGTGGCCGAAGAAGTGCTTCACCGCGAAATCGCCGTGCTCTCCGGACCGAGCCACGCCGAAGAAGTGGCTCGCGGTGTCCCAACGGCCGTCACTGTCGCCGGCAGCGATTTCCAAACATTGGAAAAAATCCAGGCCGCTTTTATGGGCCCCGCGTTCCGCGTATACACCTCCGACGATCTCATCGGCGTCGAACTGGGCGGAACGCTCAAAAACGTCATCGCCGTCGCCGCCGGAATTCTCGACGGAATCGGACTGGGTGATAATTCCAAGGCCGCGCTGATGACGCGCGGACTGGCGGAAATCGCCCGCCTCGGCGCCGCTCTCGGCGCCAAACCGGAAACCTTCTCCGGCCTGAGCGGCATCGGCGACCTGATCGTTACCTGCGCCAGCCGTCACAGCCGCAACCGCTCGGTCGGAGAGCGTCTAGGAAGGGGTGAGAGCCTTCAGGAGATCATGAACGGAATGAAGCAGGTTGCGGAAGGAATCTGGAACGCTAAAGCCGCCCGCGATCTGGCAGAAAAACATCATATCGACGTGCCGATTACCGAAGAGGTCTGTCAGATTGTTGAGAACGGAAAAGACCCGAAGCAGGCGCTGCATGATTTAATGAACCGTGACCCCAAAGCTGAATAA
- a CDS encoding alpha/beta hydrolase has translation MMQKKLSCLMLSLLALTLSAVAASVNIISIPASTMEKTIPATLILPDAYENNADQRFPVLYLLHGAGGNHAGWNNAAEISRLADEYGMIVLCPDGGKTSWYFDSPIDPTYQYETYVAKDCVQFMDSNYRTLAQRESRATCGLSMGGHGALFLAIRHLDTFSVAVALSGGVDIRPFPNNWDIKLRIGEKQTNPENWEQFTVINLAKNLKNDDLAISLDCGTGDFFREVNRALHQQLIDDGIDHHFEENPGKHNWDYWKSAIQRQMIFIDQHIAHSLVQ, from the coding sequence ATGATGCAGAAAAAACTGTCGTGTCTGATGTTAAGTCTGCTCGCCCTCACCCTGTCGGCGGTGGCGGCTTCCGTAAATATCATCTCCATTCCCGCCAGCACAATGGAAAAAACCATTCCGGCCACTCTGATTCTTCCGGATGCCTACGAGAACAACGCAGATCAGCGCTTCCCCGTCCTCTATCTGCTGCATGGTGCAGGCGGCAATCACGCCGGATGGAACAATGCTGCCGAAATCAGCAGGCTGGCCGACGAATACGGAATGATTGTTCTGTGTCCGGACGGTGGAAAAACCAGCTGGTATTTCGACAGTCCGATCGACCCGACCTATCAGTACGAAACCTATGTCGCCAAAGACTGCGTTCAGTTTATGGATTCGAACTACCGCACGCTGGCGCAGCGCGAGTCGCGCGCTACCTGCGGACTGAGCATGGGCGGTCATGGCGCTCTATTTCTGGCGATTCGCCATCTGGACACCTTCAGTGTGGCCGTGGCGCTGAGCGGCGGCGTGGATATCCGCCCCTTCCCGAACAACTGGGATATTAAGCTGCGCATCGGAGAAAAACAGACGAACCCGGAAAACTGGGAACAATTCACCGTCATCAACCTGGCCAAAAACCTCAAAAACGATGATCTGGCCATTTCTCTGGACTGCGGAACCGGCGACTTTTTCCGCGAAGTCAACCGCGCACTGCACCAGCAGCTGATTGACGACGGCATCGACCATCACTTTGAGGAAAACCCCGGCAAGCACAACTGGGACTACTGGAAATCTGCCATTCAGCGACAAATGATTTTTATCGATCAACACATCGCCCATTCCCTGGTGCAGTAA
- a CDS encoding DUF4395 family protein, translating into MNTLNKSVVRITAFLTVLLLLGGLFSMLKWVALILCFDALIRGFTNLPISPLHRAARAQSKILRRGATPVDAAPYRFAARIGFAVYALITLLAFTGLIAPARILTQLMVLAAGVEAFAGINIWGKVYTLLHKSR; encoded by the coding sequence ATGAATACATTAAACAAAAGCGTCGTCCGCATCACCGCATTCCTAACCGTCCTGCTGCTGCTCGGCGGGCTGTTTTCCATGCTCAAATGGGTCGCACTGATCCTGTGTTTTGATGCACTGATCCGCGGATTTACAAACCTGCCGATCAGCCCCCTGCACCGCGCCGCCCGCGCGCAGTCGAAAATACTGCGTCGCGGTGCAACACCGGTTGATGCCGCACCATACCGTTTTGCGGCCAGAATCGGATTTGCCGTTTACGCCCTGATTACCCTTCTGGCCTTTACCGGCCTGATTGCGCCCGCACGAATCCTGACCCAGTTGATGGTTCTGGCCGCCGGAGTTGAAGCATTTGCGGGTATCAACATCTGGGGAAAAGTCTACACCCTGCTCCACAAATCCAGATGA
- a CDS encoding RluA family pseudouridine synthase, whose protein sequence is MNRPPLTLAAFGLCTDCRTVHTLPVGNSRQYADGLIKELDERRCIDDASNPKFSTDYLWGDARGQMFGVLECEDRNGNSVVLKAFSCQYNGEWSVDGWVPPIPNPQAFEQLIAEPDREINIRTRALKKLQATDPDHFQLFEERKALSQQLMKEIHALYRLTNFRGATRPLSAIFPGDNIPTGVGDCCAPKLLNYAVLNKLKPLGLSEFYYGRENKSGTRQHKKFYPACAEKCRPILGFMLCGLDGASATTAAQKKLEFLFADDSLVVVAKPSGLLSVPGKGPENQDCVTARIREVFPDCPGHPEVHRLDMDTSGLMVLALNRDAHRELSRQFHDRETSKKYIALLNGEIEEGSGVIKLPFRLDVDNRPMQIYDPVHGKIGITRWKTLGIEDGKTRVEMIPITGRTHQLRVHAASEHGIGVPIIGDRLYGTGTAPGQLKLHASFLSFIHPATGRKMQFTSEPPF, encoded by the coding sequence ATGAACCGGCCTCCGCTCACCCTCGCCGCCTTCGGACTCTGTACCGACTGCCGAACCGTTCACACGCTCCCCGTTGGCAACAGCCGCCAATACGCGGACGGGCTGATAAAAGAACTCGATGAACGCAGATGCATAGACGACGCTTCCAATCCAAAATTTTCTACGGATTATCTCTGGGGCGACGCGCGCGGACAAATGTTCGGTGTGCTCGAATGCGAAGACAGAAACGGGAACTCCGTCGTGCTGAAAGCATTTTCCTGCCAGTACAACGGCGAGTGGAGCGTTGACGGATGGGTTCCTCCTATCCCGAACCCTCAGGCCTTTGAACAGCTGATTGCTGAGCCGGACCGAGAAATCAACATACGCACACGTGCACTGAAAAAACTGCAGGCAACCGACCCGGACCATTTCCAACTGTTTGAAGAGCGCAAGGCGCTCTCGCAGCAACTGATGAAGGAGATTCACGCTCTCTACCGCCTGACTAATTTTCGCGGAGCAACCCGGCCGCTATCAGCAATATTTCCTGGAGACAACATCCCCACCGGCGTCGGCGACTGCTGCGCGCCGAAACTGCTGAACTATGCCGTTCTCAACAAACTGAAACCGCTCGGCCTGAGCGAATTCTATTACGGCAGAGAAAACAAATCCGGAACCCGCCAACATAAAAAGTTCTATCCCGCCTGCGCCGAAAAATGCCGTCCAATTCTCGGCTTTATGCTCTGCGGACTGGATGGTGCTTCCGCCACAACAGCAGCACAAAAAAAATTAGAATTCCTTTTTGCCGACGACAGCCTCGTCGTTGTCGCGAAACCATCCGGCCTGCTGTCTGTCCCGGGCAAAGGACCGGAAAATCAGGACTGCGTCACCGCGCGAATCAGAGAAGTTTTTCCAGACTGCCCCGGCCATCCGGAAGTACACCGGCTCGATATGGACACCTCCGGCCTGATGGTGCTCGCGCTTAACCGCGATGCCCATCGCGAACTGTCGCGACAGTTCCACGACCGCGAAACCTCTAAAAAATATATTGCACTTCTGAACGGAGAGATCGAAGAGGGTTCCGGCGTAATCAAACTGCCGTTTCGACTCGACGTCGACAACCGGCCCATGCAGATCTACGATCCCGTCCACGGAAAGATCGGAATCACCCGCTGGAAGACGCTCGGCATCGAGGACGGGAAGACACGCGTTGAAATGATTCCGATCACTGGAAGAACCCATCAGCTGCGCGTACACGCCGCCTCAGAACACGGCATTGGAGTTCCAATCATTGGAGACCGTCTCTACGGAACCGGAACGGCTCCCGGCCAGCTGAAACTGCATGCCTCGTTTCTATCGTTCATCCATCCGGCTACCGGAAGGAAAATGCAGTTCACATCCGAACCACCGTTTTGA